From one Acidobacteriota bacterium genomic stretch:
- a CDS encoding serine/threonine protein kinase has translation MHAEEAAALATLHVGSRYEILEPIGAGGYAAVLKVRSRANGRLEALKITTVAPGADPDAVQRFREETRIAAGLDHPSIVKVWASGGEGEVLWYAMELVEGPSLAQSRGRPFAAEAAARLGEALADALAYSHARGVLHRDVKPENVLLDPEGRPRLMDFGIAKSEDSSVRTKTGFLVGSPAYVSPEQLSGTPLDGRTDVYSLGTTLFELLAGRLPFRSRGIEDLVRRLDDEAPPLSKYLPEVDPDLERIVGKALARDRNARYDAAGLRDALRAFLAREAGGLALSAPPAPSAPSEKRLARAALIAALALAAAVVAILVAR, from the coding sequence GTGCACGCCGAAGAGGCCGCCGCCCTCGCGACGCTCCACGTCGGGAGCCGTTACGAGATTCTCGAGCCGATCGGCGCGGGCGGCTACGCGGCCGTCCTGAAGGTGCGCAGCCGCGCGAACGGGCGGCTCGAGGCTCTCAAGATCACGACGGTCGCCCCGGGCGCGGACCCGGACGCGGTGCAGCGCTTCCGCGAGGAGACGCGGATCGCGGCCGGGCTCGACCATCCCTCGATCGTCAAGGTTTGGGCGTCGGGCGGCGAGGGCGAGGTGCTCTGGTACGCGATGGAGCTCGTCGAGGGGCCGAGCCTCGCCCAGAGCAGGGGCCGCCCGTTCGCCGCCGAAGCGGCCGCGCGCCTCGGTGAGGCGCTCGCGGACGCGCTCGCGTACAGCCACGCCCGCGGCGTCCTCCACCGCGACGTCAAGCCCGAGAACGTTCTTCTCGACCCGGAGGGTCGGCCCAGGCTCATGGATTTCGGCATCGCGAAGAGCGAAGACAGCTCGGTGCGGACGAAGACGGGGTTTCTCGTCGGCTCGCCCGCGTACGTTTCTCCGGAGCAGCTCTCGGGGACTCCGCTCGACGGCCGCACGGACGTCTACTCGCTCGGGACGACGCTGTTCGAGCTGCTCGCCGGCCGGCTCCCGTTCCGCTCGCGCGGCATCGAGGACCTCGTACGCCGGCTCGACGACGAGGCACCGCCCCTTTCGAAATACCTCCCCGAGGTGGACCCCGACCTCGAGCGCATCGTCGGCAAGGCTCTCGCCCGCGACCGGAACGCGCGCTACGACGCGGCGGGGCTGCGCGACGCGCTGCGGGCGTTCCTCGCGCGGGAGGCCGGAGGCCTCGCCCTCTCCGCGCCTCCCGCGCCCTCGGCGCCGTCCGAAAAGCGGCTCGCGCGGGCCGCGCTCATCGCGGCTCTCGCGCTCGCGGCCGCGGTCGTCGCGATCCTCGTCGCGCGCTGA
- a CDS encoding DUF481 domain-containing protein, with amino-acid sequence MNLMKRVIPILLVLAATAPSLAQTDAPATTPACKCPCPCPEPPPPPLTGSLGAGLSITGGNSETTAFNLAFGLVYDPKTHSLFKADAFWLYSRSDGEATSDKATASLRYEYKITERAYAFGQLSYLRDRFKNVTYLVTPMVGAGYYVVKQKALELSLDGSVGGAFEKDSGYDATSSGAFAAGEQFLWKFSPSAALTQKAQGLWKMNDTSDCFYHFEIGLAATLTKAFEMKVSYLVDYKNKPLPETLKKTDTAFIATILYKF; translated from the coding sequence ATGAACCTCATGAAGCGAGTGATCCCGATCCTCCTCGTCCTTGCCGCGACCGCACCGTCGTTGGCCCAGACCGACGCACCCGCAACGACGCCGGCGTGCAAGTGCCCGTGCCCGTGCCCCGAGCCGCCGCCGCCGCCGCTCACGGGATCGCTCGGCGCCGGCCTCTCGATCACGGGCGGCAATTCGGAGACGACCGCGTTCAACCTCGCGTTCGGCCTCGTCTACGACCCGAAGACGCACAGCCTCTTCAAGGCCGACGCGTTCTGGCTCTACTCGAGGTCGGACGGCGAAGCGACCTCCGACAAGGCGACCGCCTCGCTGCGTTACGAGTACAAGATCACGGAGCGGGCCTACGCGTTCGGTCAGCTCTCCTACCTCCGCGACCGGTTCAAGAACGTCACGTACCTCGTCACGCCGATGGTCGGCGCCGGGTACTACGTCGTGAAGCAGAAGGCCCTCGAGCTCTCCCTCGACGGCTCCGTCGGCGGCGCGTTCGAGAAGGACTCGGGCTACGACGCGACGTCGAGCGGCGCCTTCGCGGCGGGCGAGCAGTTCCTCTGGAAGTTCTCGCCGTCGGCCGCGCTCACGCAGAAGGCCCAGGGCCTCTGGAAGATGAACGACACGTCCGATTGTTTCTACCACTTCGAGATCGGCCTCGCCGCGACGCTCACGAAGGCGTTCGAGATGAAGGTCTCGTACCTCGTCGACTACAAGAACAAGCCGCTTCCCGAAACGCTCAAGAAGACCGACACGGCCTTCATCGCGACGATCCTCTACAAGTTCTAG